The following coding sequences lie in one Aspergillus puulaauensis MK2 DNA, chromosome 3, nearly complete sequence genomic window:
- a CDS encoding uncharacterized protein (COG:G;~EggNog:ENOG410QDIA;~InterPro:IPR011701,IPR036259;~PFAM:PF07690;~TransMembrane:8 (i200-222o234-256i303-322o342-359i371-389o401-419i431-449o461-484i);~go_function: GO:0022857 - transmembrane transporter activity [Evidence IEA];~go_process: GO:0055085 - transmembrane transport [Evidence IEA]), translated as MATADKSTAVAQSTPVPSVQDAPETKPVSWRYRLKRILWDTFDYSPEERRFIFKIDFFILYGPILESLIRANGRRTWASFSYFSKNLNQNNLSNAYVSGMKEELNVVGNQYQTFTTMWTIGYVISQIPSQMICTRVRLSLWCPSWECLWVIVTFASAAVKTPQQLYACRFLVGLAEGTFYPAVHTVLGGWYTRRELAKRACIFFGSAFVGSMFSGYLQAALYNGMNGVGGLSGWRWLFIFDGVITFPMAVWGYLALPDLPSNTRVPWLKPEEKELALERMRKAGKSLEEPITWKGTKRVLSRWHFWVYTTYYTFFICSENIGSYMNLWLKSLNRYSVPQINTYPTVINAITILTSLIYGWTSDGFQVRSPIVFFSLTVCFFAAMNLAIWDGVPFGLKWASYYLTGFAQGSGPVFLTMVNEVCAGDSLERKIILGSTNSIAYAFNAWIPLISYNTNYAPRFLVGNSVTVGLIVCAACTLGLAVYLQRRDEQGSIDVESESEEGAQVQV; from the exons ATGGCAACAGCAGACAAATCGACTGCCGTCGCGCAGTCGACACCGGTTCCGTCTGTTCAGGATGCACCAGAAACCAAACCAGTTTCATGGCGATATCGCCTCAAGCGAATCCTCTGGGATACATTTGACTACTCGCCGGAAGAGCGGCGATTTATTTTCAAAATCGACTTTTTCATCCTGTACGGACCTATTCTTGAATCGCTGATACGTGCTAACGGACGAAGAACATGGGCCAGCTTCTCGTACTTTTCCAAGAACCTGAACCAGAATAACCTAT CAAACGCATATGTCTCCGGAATGAAAGAAGAACTCAATGTCGTCGGAAATCAGTACCAAACATTCACCACCATGTGGACTAT TGGCTACGTGATTTCCCAGATCCCCTCGCAGATGATATGCACTCGGG TCCGCCTCTCCCTCTGGTGTCCCTCCTGGGAGTGTCTATGGGTAATCGTAACATTCGCATCAGCCGCCGTCAAAACACCGCAGCAGCTCTACGCCTGTCGGTTCCTGGTCGGTCTGGCAGAAGGAACATTCTACCCGGCTGTCCACACAGTTCTAGGCGGGTGGTATACGAGGCGCGAACTCGCCAAGCGCGCGTGCATATTCTTCGGCTCGGCGTTTGTGGGGAGTATGTTTAGTGGGTATTTG CAAGCAGCTCTGTACAACGGCATGAACGGCGTCGGTGGGTTGTCTGGCTGGCGATGGCTTTTTATTTTCGATGGAGTGATTACTTTTCCTATGGCTGTTTGGGGATATCTTGCGCTGCCAGATCTACCGAGTAATACGAGAGTTCCCTGGCTGAAGCctgaagagaaggaactTGCCCTGGAGAGAATGCGTAAGGCTGGAAAGAGCCTCGAGGAGCCGATTACGTGGAAGGGAACGAAGAGGGTGCTTTCTCGGTGGCACTTTTGGGTTTATACCACCTATTATAC ATTCTTCATCTGCAGCGAAAACATCGGCAGCTACATGAATCTCTGGCTGAAGAGTCTAAACCGGTACTCTGTGCCGCAGATCAACACATACCCGACTGTGATTAACGCCATAACTATCCTAACGAGCTTGATCTACGGCTGGACGAGCGACGGCTTTCAGGTCCGCTCTCCGATAGTGTTTTTCTCGCTGACGGTGTGCTTCTTCGCGGCGATGAATCTGGCGATTTGGGATGGAGTGCCGTTTGGGTTGAAGTGGGCGAGTTATTATCTTACTGG GTTCGCGCAAGGGTCTGGTCCTGTATTCCTG ACAATGGTCAACGAGGTCTGTGCAGGAGACAGTCTCGAAAGGAAAATTATCCTAGGATCAACAAACTCCATAGC GTACGCATTCAACGCGTGGATCCCCTTGATTTCATACAATACGAACTACGCCCCAAGGTTCCTGGTTGGGAATTCGGTGACGGTGGGGTTGATTGTTTGTGCAGCCTGTACACTGGGGCTCGCTGTGTACCTGCAGCGCAGAGATGAACAGGGTAGCATCGATGTTGAAAGCGAGTCTGAAGAGGGCGCTCAGGTACAGGTGTAA
- a CDS encoding sterol desaturase family protein (COG:S;~EggNog:ENOG410PKRT;~InterPro:IPR006694;~PFAM:PF04116;~TransMembrane:4 (i58-75o81-98i139-158o170-190i);~go_function: GO:0005506 - iron ion binding [Evidence IEA];~go_function: GO:0016491 - oxidoreductase activity [Evidence IEA];~go_process: GO:0008610 - lipid biosynthetic process [Evidence IEA];~go_process: GO:0055114 - oxidation-reduction process [Evidence IEA]) → MSHPNPRDSMKSTWRRQDRSQWTIFHKILDSVDVHHVDLDKEVPVHQKDEKIPYMSDWYLHRWIVFYTGITLALHELFIRYTGWNFGPVIAYFYYYYASRISTTREIRALRALGHKYGFLDGDQHERDGVPDAGVQKTLTSVLLAGSIRPLFMIYLSYNTKRSPSDMNFLLLPFQAGMYGIILDFWFYWYHRLMHEMDGLWKYHRRHHLTKHPNPLLTIYADHEQEFFDIAGIPLMTYFSMKALGFPMAFYEWFFCSQYVMFAEIAGHSGLRIHAAVPNPLTFLLRAFDAELVIEDHDLHHRRGWKSSHNYGKQTRLWDRVFGTSGKRIESVQENVDYGAKVSMPLF, encoded by the coding sequence ATGAGCCATCCCAACCCCCGCGACTCCATGAAGTCCACCTGGCGCCGCCAGGACAGGAGCCAGTGGACCATCTTCCACAAGATCCTCGACTCGGTAGACGTTCACCACGTCGACCTGGACAAGGAGGTCCCAGTGCACCAGAAGGACGAGAAAATCCCATACATGTCCGACTGGTACCTCCACCGCTGGATCGTCTTCTACACGGGCATCACGCTGGCCCTGCACGAACTCTTCATCCGCTATACCGGGTGGAACTTCGGCCCTGTCATTGCATacttctactactactacgcCTCGCGCATCTCAACCACCCGCGAGATCCGCGCCCTCCGCGCCCTAGGCCACAAATACGGCTTCCTAGATGGCGACCAGCACGAGCGTGACGGTGTCCCTGACGCCGGTGTGCAAAAGACCCTGACCTCCGTTCTCCTCGCTGGGTCCATCCGTCCACTATTCATGATCTACCTTTCATACAACACCAAACGCAGCCCCTCGGATATgaacttcctcctcctccccttccaaGCAGGAATGTacggcatcatcctcgactTCTGGTTCTACTGGTACCACCGCCTGATGCACGAGATGGACGGGCTCTGGAAataccaccgccgccaccacctcACCAAGCACCCGAACCCGCTGCTCACGATCTACGCGGACCACGAGCAGGAGTTCTTCGATATCGCGGGGATCCCGCTGATGACGTACTTTAGCATGAAAGCGCTCGGATTCCCGATGGCGTTCTACGAGTGGTTCTTCTGCTCGCAGTATGTCATGTTTGCGGAGATTGCTGGGCACAGTGGGCTGCGGATTCATGCGGCTGTGCCGAACCCGTTGACGTTTCTGTTGAGGGCTTTTGATGCTGAGCTGGTTATCGAGGATCATGACTTGCATCATCGACGGGGGTGGAAGAGTAGCCATAACTATGGCAAGCAGACGAGGTTGTGGGATAGGGTGTTTGGGACTAGTGGGAAGAGAATTGAGTCCGTGCAGGAGAATGTGGACTATGGGGCGAAGGTGTCGATGCCTTTGTTTTAA